The Neovison vison isolate M4711 chromosome 5, ASM_NN_V1, whole genome shotgun sequence genome includes a region encoding these proteins:
- the ZFP3 gene encoding zinc finger protein 3 homolog: MGTEHAEVIPKEEASEDPEPHAATSEKFPQVVCRGRELGAARAEDAVVRRSGASADGSAQRASLRGKGLVSGPAFCKRSPSGEESGDSDESEHVRGPGPHPLVPRTTPCTSPAERAAAPGAQRSPVGGKPHACKECGKAFNQNSHLLQHLRVHSGEKPFGCEECGKAFGTNSSLRRHLRIHAGEKPFACGECGKAFIQSSHLVHHHRVHTGERPYKCGECGKAFSQNSALALHQRIHTGEKPYACGECGKTFRVSSQLIQHQRIHTDERYHECGECGKAFKHSSGLIRHQKIHTGEKPYLCGQCGKGFGQSSELIRHQRIHTGDKPYECRECGKTFGQNSEIVRHIRIHTGEKPYVCAQCGKAFRGNSELLRHERIHTGEKPYECFECGKAFRRTSHLAAHQRVHAGEKPHQCSECARTFWDSSELLLHQKTHGGGKPYACGECQRTFGQHSQLVLHQRVHTGEKPYACGECQKAFGRSSHLLRHQSVHGAD, encoded by the coding sequence ATGGGGACTGAGCACGCGGAAGTAATCCCCAAGGAGGAGGCTTCTGAAGACCCCGAGCCACACGCGGCCACGTCGGAGAAATTTCCCCAGGTGGTTTGCCGGGGCCGGGAGTTGGGAGCCGCCCGGGCGGAGGACGCGGTGGTGAGGCGTTCGGGAGCGTCCGCGGACGGGAGCGCACAGCGGGCGTCCCTTCGCGGGAAAGGCCTCGTGTCGGGGCCGGCCTTCTGTAAGAGGTCCCCGTCGGGTGAGGAGTCCGGGGACAGCGACGAGAGCGAGCACGTCCGGGGTCCTGGCCCGCACCCGCTGGTGCCCCGGACCACGCCCTGTACCAGCCCCGCCGAGAGGGCTGCGGCACCCGGGGCGCAGAGAAGTCCGGTGGGAGGAAAGCCTCACGCGTGCAAAGAGTGCGGGAAGGCCTTCAACCAGAACTCGCATCTCCTGCAGCACCTGCGCGTGCACAGCGGGGAGAAGCCGTTTGGCTGCGAGGAGTGCGGGAAGGCGTTCGGGACCAACTCGAGCCTGCGGCGGCACCTGCGCATCCACGCGGGCGAGAAGCCGTTCGCCTGCGGCGAGTGCGGCAAGGCCTTCATCCAGAGCTCGCACCTCGTGCACCACCACCGCGTCCATACCGGCGAGCGGCCCTACAAGTGCGGCGAGTGCGGCAAGGCCTTCAGCCAGAACTCGGCGCTCGCCCTGCACCAGCGCATCCACACGGGCGAGAAGCCGTACGCGTGCGGCGAGTGCGGCAAGACCTTCCGCGTCAGCTCGCAGCTCATCCAGCACCAGCGCATTCACACGGACGAGCGCTACCACGAGTGCGGCGAGTGTGGCAAGGCCTTCAAGCACAGCTCGGGCCTTATCCGCCACCAGAAGATCCACACCGGCGAGAAGCCCTATCTGTGCGGCCAGTGCGGTAAGGGCTTCGGCCAGAGCTCCGAGCTCATCCGCCACCAGAGGATCCACACGGGGGACAAACCGTACGAGTGCCGCGAGTGCGGCAAAACCTTCGGCCAGAATTCGGAGATTGTCCGGCATATCCGCATCCACACGGGCGAGAAGCCGTACGTGTGCGCGCAGTGCGGGAAGGCCTTCCGGGGCAACTCGGAGCTGCTGCGGCACGAAAGGATCCACACCGGCGAGAAGCCCTACGAGTGCTTcgagtgtgggaaggccttccGGCGTACCTCCCACCTCGCGGCGCATCAGCGGGTCCACGCCGGGGAGAAGCCCCACCAGTGCAGCGAGTGCGCGAGGACCTTCTGGGACAGTTCGGAGCTGCTCCTCCACCAGAAGACCCACGGTGGCGGGAAGCCGTACGCATGCGGCGAGTGCCAGAGGACCTTCGGACAGCACTCCCAGCTCGTCCTGCACCAGCGGGTCCACACCGGGGAGAAGCCGTACGCGTGCGGGGAGTGCCAGAAGGCCTTCGGCAGGAGCTCCCACCTGCTTCGGCACCAGAGTGTGCACGGCGCCGACTGA